One stretch of Dyella jiangningensis DNA includes these proteins:
- the mpl gene encoding UDP-N-acetylmuramate:L-alanyl-gamma-D-glutamyl-meso-diaminopimelate ligase: MRLHILGICGTFMGGVAALARELGLTVEGSDANVYPPMSTQLESLGIRLMDGYTAEHLQPAPDLVVVGNAMTRGNPAVEYMLDQQLRYISGPQWLGATLLPGREVLAVAGTHGKTTTTSLLAHLLESAGLSPGFLIGGVPGNFDVSARKGNGKPFVIEADEYDSAFFDKRSKFVHYRPRIAILNNLEYDHADIFPDVAAIQRQFHHLVRTVPGNGRLIVNAHDHHLAEVLAMGCWTPVETFGIGQGDWQAELLAADGSAFRVHRKGELLGEIHWPLLGNHSVMNALAALAAAAAAGADPRALLPAFAEFQSVKRRMEVVGEVGGVRVYDDFAHHPTAIATTLAGLRAKVGASRIVVALEPRSNSMRLGAHAEALAPSLADADAVVFLHRPELPWDASRVTGALNGRGSTVPTVDALITALRSDVRAGDHVVFMSNGGFEGAPRRFAEALKS, translated from the coding sequence CACCCAGCTGGAATCGCTGGGCATCCGCCTGATGGACGGCTATACGGCCGAGCATCTCCAGCCCGCGCCCGATCTCGTGGTGGTAGGCAATGCCATGACGCGCGGCAATCCCGCCGTGGAATACATGCTGGATCAGCAGCTGCGCTACATCTCCGGCCCGCAATGGCTCGGCGCGACGCTGCTGCCGGGTCGCGAGGTGTTGGCGGTGGCCGGCACGCACGGCAAGACCACCACCACCAGCCTGCTGGCTCATCTGCTGGAAAGCGCGGGCCTGTCGCCCGGCTTCCTGATCGGTGGCGTGCCGGGCAACTTCGACGTCTCTGCGCGCAAGGGCAACGGCAAGCCCTTCGTGATCGAGGCCGACGAGTACGACAGCGCCTTCTTCGACAAGCGCTCGAAGTTCGTGCACTACCGGCCACGCATCGCCATCCTCAACAATCTCGAGTACGACCATGCCGACATCTTTCCCGATGTCGCCGCGATCCAGCGCCAGTTCCATCACCTGGTGCGCACCGTGCCGGGCAACGGTAGGCTGATCGTCAACGCGCACGATCATCACCTTGCCGAAGTGCTGGCCATGGGTTGCTGGACGCCGGTGGAAACCTTCGGCATCGGTCAGGGCGACTGGCAGGCGGAGCTGCTGGCGGCCGATGGCTCCGCGTTCCGCGTGCATCGCAAGGGCGAGCTGCTCGGCGAGATCCACTGGCCGTTGCTGGGCAACCACAGCGTGATGAATGCGCTGGCGGCCCTCGCGGCGGCTGCGGCGGCAGGTGCCGACCCGCGCGCGTTGCTGCCGGCCTTCGCCGAGTTCCAGAGCGTCAAGCGCCGCATGGAAGTGGTGGGCGAGGTGGGCGGCGTGCGCGTGTACGACGATTTCGCGCACCATCCCACCGCGATCGCCACCACGCTCGCGGGCCTGCGCGCCAAGGTCGGTGCGTCGCGCATCGTGGTCGCGCTGGAGCCGCGTTCCAACTCCATGCGCCTGGGCGCGCATGCCGAGGCGCTGGCGCCGTCACTGGCCGACGCCGATGCGGTGGTGTTCCTGCATCGCCCCGAATTGCCGTGGGATGCCAGCCGCGTGACGGGCGCATTGAACGGACGCGGCAGCACCGTGCCCACCGTCGATGCGCTGATCACCGCGTTGCGCAGCGACGTCCGCGCCGGTGATCACGTGGTCTTCATGTCGAACGGCGGTTTCGAGGGCGCACCGCGCCGTTTCGCCGAAGCGCTGAAATCCTGA
- a CDS encoding LON peptidase substrate-binding domain-containing protein — MAAQIPYLDLPLFPLGMVLYPGGQLPLRVFERRYLDMVRECARTGSSFGVCLILEGEEAGAPATPAAVGTLARIIDFHNREDGLLGILIEGTERFRVARTRVRSDGLVRGDVELWPTEPTHEVPVELALLPSILERLVDSMAPQWRNAPRQLYDDAGWVGFRLAELLPLHDDERQRMLEITDPLRRLAELRDILPRFQRG, encoded by the coding sequence ATGGCAGCCCAGATTCCCTACCTCGACCTGCCGCTGTTTCCGCTGGGCATGGTGCTCTATCCCGGCGGACAGTTGCCGCTGCGCGTCTTCGAACGACGCTATCTCGACATGGTGCGCGAATGCGCGCGCACCGGATCGTCGTTCGGCGTGTGCCTGATCCTCGAAGGGGAAGAGGCCGGTGCGCCGGCGACACCGGCGGCGGTCGGAACGCTCGCGCGCATCATCGATTTCCATAATCGCGAAGACGGCTTGCTCGGCATCCTCATCGAAGGGACCGAGCGTTTTCGCGTCGCGCGCACGCGCGTGCGCTCCGACGGACTGGTGCGTGGCGACGTGGAGCTGTGGCCCACCGAACCCACCCATGAGGTCCCGGTGGAGCTTGCGTTGCTTCCCTCCATTCTCGAGCGGCTGGTCGATTCCATGGCGCCGCAATGGCGCAACGCGCCGCGCCAGCTCTACGACGATGCGGGCTGGGTCGGCTTCCGTCTGGCCGAACTGCTGCCGCTGCATGATGACGAGCGCCAGCGCATGCTGGAGATCACCGATCCGCTGCGGCGGCTGGCCGAACTGCGCGATATCCTGCCGCGCTTCCAACGCGGCTGA